The following proteins are encoded in a genomic region of Montipora foliosa isolate CH-2021 chromosome 8, ASM3666993v2, whole genome shotgun sequence:
- the LOC138013359 gene encoding charged multivesicular body protein 5-like codes for MNRLFGRGKPKEPPPNLTDAISNVDSRGESIEKKIGKLDADLMKYKDQMKKMRDGPSKNMIKQRALRVLKQKRQYENQLENLRQQSFNMEQANYATQTLKDTKTTVDAMKIGLKEMKKEYKKVNLDEIEDLQDDMSDMLDIANEVQDTLGRTYGMPDDIDEADLDAELEALGDDLALDEDTSYLDEVPAPADTIPGESDNTGGTRTQDGVQVDEFGLPVMARN; via the exons ATGAATAGGTTATTTGGACGAGGAAAACCTAAGGAACCGCCACCGAACCTTACGGATGCCATCTCAAAC GTTGACAGTAGAGGTGAATCGATagagaaaaaaataggaaaacttGATGCCGACCTCATGAAATATAAGGatcaaatgaagaaaatgaGAGATGGACCTTCAAAG AATATGATCAAGCAGAGAGCTCTTAGAGTGCTCAAACAGAAACGACA GTATGAAAATCAACTAGAAAATCTGAGGCAGCAGTCATTTAACATGGAGCAAGCAAATTATGCAACACAAACACTAAAAGATACCAAAACGACA gtTGATGCTATGAAGATAGgactgaaagaaatgaaaaaggaataCAAGAAAGTCAACCTTGATGAAATTGAG GACCTTCAAGATGACATGTCGGATATGCTCGATATTGCAAATGAAGTTCAAGACACTCTGGGAAGGACATACGGCATGCCAGACGACATAGATGAGGCTGACTTGGATGCAG AACTAGAAGCGTTGGGGGATGACCTTGCCCTTGATGAGGACACATCTTACTTAGATGAAGTTCCTGCTCCAGCAGATACAATACCTGGGGAAAGTGACAATACAGGAGGAACGAGAACACAg GATGGGGTTCAAGTTGATGAATTTGGCCTTCCAGTAATGGCAAGAAATTAG
- the LOC138012899 gene encoding uncharacterized protein, producing the protein MCGKAAEMQAHVLAGCGALAQSKYMTRHNEALKVIFYEFLKDLDQVTSIPPWYSQNTPKPLYENEKGKALWDVPLYAEYAEVRNNKIDCTVIDKKKKKVVLLKMSCPWVSNREIKCAEKTSKYAPLWYELRRRYPGYKIEQHNIIIDALGGSLRGVKESLRQLVGSGRCNSVLRNMQKAVVSSSLNIARTFKVLSD; encoded by the coding sequence ATGTGTGGTAAGGCCGCTGAAATGCAAGCGCACGTGCTAGCTGGGTGTGGTGCGTTAGCCCAGTCGAAATACATGACACGACACAACGAAGCACTCAAGGTGATTTTCTACGAGTTCTTGAAAGACCTAGACCAAGTGACATCTATACCACCGTGGTATTCTCAGAATACGCCGAAGCCACTCTATGAGAACGAGAAAGGAAAGGCACTCTGGGACGTACCACTGTATGCAGAATACGCGGAGGTGAGAAACAACAAGATAGACTGTACTGTTAtagacaagaagaagaagaaagtggTGCTACTCAAAATGAGCTGTCCATGGGTTAGTAATAGAGAGATCAAGTGTGCAGAGAAGACGAGTAAGTACGCTCCGCTGTGGTACGAACTAAGAAGGAGATACCCGGGGTACAAGATTGAGCAGCATAATATCATAATAGACGCGCTAGGAGGGAGCTTGCGAGGTGTCAAGGAAAGCTTACGCCAATTGGTTGGAAGTGGCCGATGTAATTCAGTGCTCAGGAACATGCAGAAAGCTGTGGTCTCTAGCTCCCTTAACATTGCCAGGACCTTCAAGGTCCTGTCGGACTAA
- the LOC137967481 gene encoding uncharacterized protein — MPVLSYLMPTQCWPVVELKRLDREARKVIVENGGKHPLGCTSLLYLPRVLGGRGLNSVEREYKQTKIKAVVRLYRNENPAMEVVRQFEERSEEKGRRSMVKDAKKYASEFGLKLSLVHPQALITCLMKDEDVPVKKIGVWSKTAAAERDVEELKAEGWQGRLLSERKRQGFTKVRM; from the exons ATGCCAGTTTTGAGCTACCTGATGCCCACCCAGTGCTGGCCCGTAGTGGAACTGAAGAGATTGGACAGAGAAGCAAGGAAGGTTATCGTTGAGAACGGAGGCAAGCACCCTCTTGGGTGTACATCCCTATTATATCTGCCTAGGGTGCTTGGAGGTCGTGGGCTCAACAGCGTTGAGCGAGAGTACAAGCAGACTAAGATCAAGGCGGTTGTAAGACTGTATCGGAATGAAAATCCTGCAATGGAGGTAGTAAGGCAGTTTGAGGAGAGATCAGAAGAGAAGGGGCGGCGATCAATGGTGAAGGATGCCAAGAAATATGCATCTGAGTTTGGGCTCAAACTATCTCTGGTGCATCCCCAAGCATTGATCACATGTCTAATGAAAGATGAGGACGTACCTGTGAAGAAGATTGGGGTGTGGTCTAAGACAGCTGCTGCAGAAAGGGATGTAGAGGAATTGAAGGCAGAGGGATGGCAAGGAAGGTTGCTAAGTGAGAG GAAAAGACAGGGATTCACAAAAGTCAGGATGTGA
- the LOC138012649 gene encoding major facilitator superfamily domain-containing protein 6-like: MSQADRRTQVASPGGETVPNYGELFNPEEDAVESQTSPLTSEQPNASATWFDRLRSSVGVNRNLLLYKVFYFFYFAALGSLLPYLSLYFKHSLLLPAYYVGIVLSVKPFCLFVSAPIWGTIADKFNQVRTVLLAAIFSCIVMNLLIAVVPPVGVHCLSDVHNKLNLKHHHNQSHSTDHFGNLTQADKRAQVSIGNTEMWNEAWLFDLYTASEPKLYKNAKVIFVIILVITIIGELIGATSNTLADVATFQNLENRPFYYGEQRLWGEIGWGLTAFITGSIVQSKYRKQTDICPEDVFDIYRPFFYVNAVLMAVALFVSTRFKFQSAEKYGSERCSLAKSLQIFTKPEYAIFGAIALFLGFALGSAETFLFVHLVELGASPSLFSGLVAVHCISNVTVYYFSPYFLDVTGHIKMLLAGLLTYALTFYYFSAIENPWLVLPIEFLRGLCSASVWCALATYVGTPPRIGATLQGILHGLYYGLGKGLGQLIGGILIHTYGINPYFRYFALADLLVMVVVALLTPYLLSHPTIWMSLSGYSALNNEQPAECCPRFYKLLGFPPTKKIPKEEDQ; this comes from the coding sequence ATGTCTCAGGCTGATAGAAGAACCCAAGTGGCATCACCAGGAGGAGAAACCGTGCCCAATTATGGGGAATTATTCAACCCTGAAGAAGATGCAGTCGAGTCGCAAACGTCGCCTTTGACAAGCGAACAACCGAACGCGAGTGCCACTTGGTTTGATAGGCTTCGATCGAGTGTCGGGGTGAACCGAAACCTTCTTCTTTACAAggtgttttatttcttttattttgcagCTCTTGGAAGCCTTTTGCCCTATCTGTCCTTGTATTTTAAACATTCTCTGTTACTACCCGCTTATTATGTTGGCATTGTGCTGTCTGTTAAACCGTTTTGCCTGTTCGTCAGTGCGCCTATTTGGGGAACTATTGCCGACAAGTTCAACCAAGTCAGAACGGTGCTATTAGCGGCCATATTCAGTTGTATCGTTATGAATCTTCTTATTGCCGTAGTACCTCCAGTAGGTGTACATTGTCTAAGTGATGTAcataacaaactcaacctaaaACACCATCATAATCAAAGCCATTCGACCGATCACTTTGGGAATTTAACACAAGCAGATAAAAGAGCCCAAGTCTCTATTGGCAACACGGAAATGTGGAATGAAGCTTGGCTATTTGACCTTTACACTGCAAGCGAACCTAAGCTTTACAAGAATGCCAAAGTGATTTTTGTCATCATTTTGGTGATCACAATTATCGGCGAACTGATCGGAGCTACATCCAATACTCTTGCTGATGTCGCTACTTTTCAGAATCTGGAAAACCGTCCATTTTATTACGGAGAGCAGCGTCTGTGGGGTGAAATTGGCTGGGGATTAACCGCCTTCATCACTGGTTCCATTGTGCAAAGCAAGTACCGAAAACAGACCGATATCTGTCCTGAAGATGTCTTCGATATTTATCGGCCTTTCTTTTACGTGAATGCAGTTCTTATGGCAGTGGCACTGTTTGTTTCAACGCGGTTCAAATTCCAAAGTGCTGAGAAATATGGCAGTGAGAGGTGCTCACTAGCCAAGAGTCTTCAAATTTTCACAAAACCCGAGTACGCTATATTCGGTGCCATTGCGCTTTTCTTGGGTTTCGCGCTTGGATCAGCTGAGACGTTCTTGTTCGTTCACTTGGTGGAGCTCGGTGCCTCCCCGTCCTTGTTTAGCGGGCTTGTTGCGGTTCACTGCATTTCAAACGTGACTGTTTACTACTTTTCCCCGTACTTCTTGGATGTAACTGGCCATATAAAGATGCTCCTTGCCGGTCTACTGACATACGCCCTGACATTTTACTACTTCTCCGCCATCGAAAATCCGTGGCTGGTACTCCCCATCGAATTTCTCCGTGGCCTTTGCTCTGCGTCCGTTTGGTGCGCGTTGGCAACTTATGTTGGCACACCACCTCGAATAGGCGCCACTCTACAAGGCATCTTGCACGGGCTGTATTATGGACTGGGTAAAGGCCTCGGACAGTTGATAGGCGGTATCTTGATCCATACTTATGGTATAAATCCATATTTTCGCTACTTTGCGTTGGCTGATCTATTGGTTATGGTTGTTGTTGCCTTATTGACGCCTTATTTGCTTTCACATCCTACAATTTGGATGTCCTTATCCGGTTACAGTGCACTGAACAACGAACAACCTGCAGAATGCTGCCCGAGATTCTACAAATTGCTAGGCTTCCCACCAACCAAAAAAATCCCCAAGGAAGAAGATCAATAA